In Ailuropoda melanoleuca isolate Jingjing chromosome X, ASM200744v2, whole genome shotgun sequence, a single genomic region encodes these proteins:
- the LOC117797386 gene encoding cancer/testis antigen 47A-like, translating into MSASGDPGQAPGGQESPVSAAGAWAPEAGDGHGVALESRLPRIEVVGVVEPVGGLWEGLVESGPPGMDVDLESEPPQMEMALESGPPLMEVAFESGIPRIEVAEVAGPVGALGEAAVGLGLARGPEGWSAEAEAEDDDSEFWPAEEGGEEQLEEGPDIIVDAHQFPMVGFLFMFLELVRSLLHRLRCNDHVLVGPGRGGGRARVMVRPGVPPPDAPGWHPAPPAAPPARGAPAAAPESEGSSDEEAAWETAEEPDEEPEDGPVTPKGKTKYQCEKSDKEAEKEEEKNKFNKEQEGPN; encoded by the exons ATGTCTGCCTCCGGGGATCCAGGCCAGGCCCCAGGTGGCCAGGAGAGCCCCGTGAGCGCGGCGGGGGCGTGGGCCCCAGAGGCCGGAGATGGCCACGGGGTGGCCCTCGAGTCCAGGCTCCCCCGGATTGAGGTGGTCGGAGTGGTGGAGCCCGTGGGAGGCCTCTGGGAAGGGTTGGTCGAGTCCGGGCCCCCCGGAATGGATGTGGACCTCGAGTCCGAGCCCCCCCAGATGGAGATGGCCCTCGAGTCCGGGCCCCCCCTGATGGAGGTGGCCTTCGAGTCCGGGATCCCCCGCATTGAGGTGGCCGAAGTGGCGGGGCCCGTGGGAGCCCTTGGGGAGGCCGCGGTGGGTCTGGGTTTGGCCCGCGGCCCCGAGGGCTGGAGCGCCGAGGCCGAGGCGGAGGACGACGACTCGGAGTTCTGGCCGGCGGAGGAGGGCGgcgaggagcagctggaggagggccCGGACATCATAGTGGACGCCCACCAGTTCCCCATGGTGGGCTTCCTCTTCATGTTCCTGGAGTTGGTACGCTCGCTGCTACACCGCCTCCGCTGCAACGACCACGTCCTTGTGGGGCCCGGCCGCGGCGGCGGTCGCGCCCGCGTGATGGTCCGGCCCGGGGTCCCACCGCCTGACGCCCCTGGCTGGCACCCTGCGCCCCCCGCAGCCCCGCCGGCGCGGGGAGCACCTGCCGCGGCCCCCGAGTCTGAGGGCTCATCGGACGAGGAGGCCGCCTGGGAGACCGCAGAGGAGCCGGACGAGGAGCCTGAGGACGGGCCGGTGACGCCCAAAG GAAAAACTAAATATCAGTGTGAGAAGTCTGacaaagaggcagaaaaggaggaagaaaaaaataagttcaacaAAGAGCAAGAAGGACCCAACTAA